A genomic window from Camelina sativa cultivar DH55 chromosome 2, Cs, whole genome shotgun sequence includes:
- the LOC104745480 gene encoding homeobox-leucine zipper protein ATHB-53, producing MDHGRLMEDDQMVLGSQVYPYTTRTQTSQCIIVNQIDGSSSGGEGSKPVKRRRKRRSKSSSATNEGDVAEIGGMLRKRKLTDEQVNMLEYSFGNEHKLESGRKEKIAGELGLDPRQVAVWFQNRRARWKNKKLEEEYAKLKNHHDAVVLSQCQLESQVLKLTEQLSEAQNEIRKLSERLEEMPTNSSSSSLSVEANNDAQFDFELAPETNYNNIPFYMLDNNYLQSMEYWDGLYV from the exons atggatcATGGTAGGTTAATGGAGGATGATCAAATGGTGCTAGGCTCTCAAGTGTACCCCTACACAACCCGGACACAAACTTCACAGTGCATCATCGTCAACCAGATCGATGGGTCATCATCAGGCGGCGAAGGATCAAAACCCGTGAAGCggcggaggaagaggaggagcaaAAGTTCATCAGCCACCAACGAAGGAGACGTGGCGGAGATCGGAGGGAtgctgaggaagaggaagttGACCGATGAGCAAGTGAACATGCTCGAGTATAGCTTCGGAAACGAGCACAAGCTAGAGTCAgggaggaaggagaagatagCCGGAGAGTTGGGTCTTGACCCGAGACAGGTGGCTGTTTGGTTCCAAAACCGTCGTGCACGGTGGAAGAACAAGAAACTCGAGGAAGAGTACGCCAAACTCAAGAACCACCACGACGCCGTCGTCCTCAGCCAATGTCAGCTCGAGTCTCAG GTATTAAAACTGACGGAACAATTAAGCGAAGCTCAAAATGAAATTCGAAAACTCTCGGAACGGCTTGAAGAAATGCCAACCAACAGTTCGAGTTCATCGCTTTCTGTCGAAGCCAACAACGATGCACAATTTGATTTCGAGCTTGCCCCGGAGACTAATTACAACAACATCCCATTTTATATGTTAGACAACAATTATTTACAAAGCATGGAGTATTGGGATGGTTTGTACGTATGA
- the LOC104745471 gene encoding serine/threonine-protein kinase HT1-like: MGPCGYQRTEEPTMIHEDKTLHPNYPFLMSSHGFKSFESDDDDEYDSNLESNDQFAFGISTDLLVDIEDVSIGEVIGEGSSSIVYKGLFRRIFPVSVKIFQPKRTSAVSFELKKKFEREVLLLSRVRHENIVQFIGACIEPQLMIITELMEGNTLQKFMLTTRPKPLDLKLSISFALDIARGMEFLNANGIIHRDLKPSNLLLTGDQKHVKLADFGLAREETKGFMTFDAGTYRWMAPELFSYEPLQTGEKKHYDHKVDVYSFAIVFWELLTNKTPFKGKNNILVAYAASKNQRPSVENLPEGVVSILQSCWAEDPDARPEFKEITVSLTNLLRSLSSDTDATSPNSNPNVATDDSTSSLVQERVVCDCQGLKMTKTKKLKKKTHKVMSKIVPFLMNFKNCICPSDASRNYW, from the exons ATGGGACCTTGCGGGTATCAACGAACGGAGGAACCAACGATGATTCATGAGGATAAGACGCTTCATCCGAATTACCCGTTTCTCATGTCCTCACATGGTTTTAAGTCGTTTGAATCGGACGACGACGACGAATACGACTCAAACCTTGAGTCCAACGATCAATTCGCTTTTGGTATAAGCACAGACTTGCTTGTAGATATCGAAGACGTATCTATTGGGGAAGTAATCGGCGAAGGTTCATCTTCAATCGTCTACAAAGGCTT GTTCAGGAGAATTTTCCCTGTCTCAGTGAAGATATTCCAGCCTAAGAGGACATCTGCTGTAAGCTTtgagctgaagaagaagtttgaaagAGAGGTTTTACTGCTCTCCAGGGTTAGACATGAGAACATTGTGCAG TTTATTGGGGCCTGCATAGAACCGCAGTTGATGATAATTACTGAACTCATGGAAGGCAATACTCTTCAGAAGTTTATGTTGACTACTCGTCCAAAGCCTCTTGATTTAAAGCTGTCGATTAGCTTTGCCTTGGATATTGCTCGGGGAATGGAGTTCTTGAATGCAAATGGCATCATTCACCGTGATTTGAAGCCAA GTAATTTGCTCTTAACTGGTGATCAGAAACATGTTAAGTTGGCTGATTTCGGACTTGCTAGAGAAGAGACTAAAGGTTTCATGACCTTTGATGCTGGTACCTACAGATGGATGGCTCCGGAG ttATTCAGCTATGAGCCGCTTCAAACTGGCGAAAAGAAACACTACGATCATAAGGTGGATGTATACAGCTTCGCCATTGTTTTCTGGGAGTTGCTTACTAACAAAACCCCattcaaaggaaaaaacaaCATATTAGTTGCTTATGCTGCTAGCAAA AACCAAAGACCAAGTGTAGAGAATCTTCCAGAGGGAGTTGTTTCTATCCTGCAATCATGCTGGGCAGAGGATCCTGACGCTCGTCCTGAGTTTAAAGAGATTACAGTTTCACTAACAAACTTGCTCAGAAGCTTAAGCTCAGACACTGATGCTACTTCACCCAATAGCAACCCCAATGTAGCTACCGATGATTCAACAAGCAGTCTGGTTCAAGAACGTGTTGTCTGTGATTGCCAAGGATTAAAGATGACCAAGacgaagaagctgaagaagaagacgcatAAAGTGATGAGTAAGATCGTTCCTTTTCTCATGAACTTCAAAAACTGCATATGTCCAAGCGATGCAAGTAGAAACTACtggtaa